Genomic DNA from Bacteroidota bacterium:
GGCTTCGGTGAAAGAGCTGCTTGCACTGAAACGTATTTATGACCACGATTTTACCGGGCTGAAAAGTTATCTGGATTCGGTTCCAACCTTACAGCAGGACACCGAAACGATGAACCTGACAGCACATGTTTCAAACTGGTGTAACATTGAAAATGAAGACTACATTACGGCTATCAACTGGTTTGAATCACAGATTGAAAATCCGCCCAGCTTCGAGGATTCGATATTTGCCATCATCGATTTAAGCTACACATACACATTGATGGAAAGCGGAGGCAGCCGTTCATCGTCCTATGTGGGGCGGTATCCGGAATATAAATTCGCAACGCGTAAGGCTTACGAAAAGAACAGGGAATATCTGATCGACCTGTTATTTAAAATATCAGGGAACCAGTCAGATGACCAATTCCCAATTAATAATGATACCACGGTTTTCAGCTTAATCCAGAATTTCCCAAATCCCTTCAGGGATCAAACCGATATTATATTTTCTATTCCCACGGCTGCAAGAGTTTCGATAAAAGTCTACAACGTTCTCGGCGCACTTGTGGAAGTACCCTATGATGAATTTGTCGAATCAGGCGAACACCGGTTTACCTTGTCAACGAAAAACCTCTCTGAAGGGATTTATTACTATTCTCTCGAAGTAAATAATGAGAAGAAAGATGTGAAGAAGATGATTTTGCTGAGGTAAAAAAACAGGCCAGGAAAAGAAGTTGAACGAGGCGAAGCCGAGTGAAATCCCGATGAAAGTCGGGAAATGAAGGATGAAACATACAAAACGAAAAATTCTTCATATTGTATTCTTCATACTTCATTTATACTAAATGTCTCCTTCTCGCGTATTCCTTTATCCGTCATCTTCAGATTACAGCACTCGTGATAAATATCATGATAAAAGAAAAGGATATACTCGTTTTCCAGCGCTTCTTTCAGGAAGGCCTCTTTTTCCTGGACTGATAATAGTGGCATGATATCATACGCCATCACCCAGGGCAGCGGAATATAGGCTGTACAGGGCAACAAGTCGGAGACAAACACCACAGTTTTACCATTATAATGGATATAAGGTATGACCTGTCCCTCGGTGTGGCCATTTAAAATGCGCACATCAATGCCGGGCAATAAAAATCCCTCCTTGGTGATGAATTCAAGTTGTCTGCTTGCTTTAACAGGAAGAAAATTTTCTTTCAGGTACGATCCTTTTTCCCTGTTATTGGGATTGATAGCCCAATTCCATTGTCTTTCGCCGATGCGGTAGACGGCATTTTTAAACGCCGGAACCAGCCTGGTGCGGTCGGTATTATAAACAATGCTGCCCCCGCAATGGTCAAAGTGCAGGTGGGTGAGCAGCACGTCGGTAATATCATCTGAAGATAAGCCGATACCTGCAAGGGATGTTTCGATAGGTTCCATACCATTGAGGTGGAAGTTACTAAAGAATTTCTCACTTTGTTTATTCCCAATGCCGTTTTCGATGAGTATTTTCCGTTCACCTGTATCGACCAGCAGGCATCGCATAGCGAAATTGCACAGGTTATTTTCATCGGCGGGGTACACTTTCGACCACATCACCTTTGGGATGACGCCAAACATGGTGCCGCCATCAAGTTTCAGGTTGCCTGTTTGCAGGGAGTATAATTTCATGTGTCAGGAATATAATTTCGGTGTGCATTCGCCCCGTATGACGCGTAATCCATTCTCTGCCAGCGCCCGCATTTCATCTTCGCCGGGATAAATATGCACAGGTCCTAGTTTATAGATCCGCTCGA
This window encodes:
- a CDS encoding T9SS type A sorting domain-containing protein, producing ASVKELLALKRIYDHDFTGLKSYLDSVPTLQQDTETMNLTAHVSNWCNIENEDYITAINWFESQIENPPSFEDSIFAIIDLSYTYTLMESGGSRSSSYVGRYPEYKFATRKAYEKNREYLIDLLFKISGNQSDDQFPINNDTTVFSLIQNFPNPFRDQTDIIFSIPTAARVSIKVYNVLGALVEVPYDEFVESGEHRFTLSTKNLSEGIYYYSLEVNNEKKDVKKMILLR
- a CDS encoding MBL fold metallo-hydrolase, encoding MKLYSLQTGNLKLDGGTMFGVIPKVMWSKVYPADENNLCNFAMRCLLVDTGERKILIENGIGNKQSEKFFSNFHLNGMEPIETSLAGIGLSSDDITDVLLTHLHFDHCGGSIVYNTDRTRLVPAFKNAVYRIGERQWNWAINPNNREKGSYLKENFLPVKASRQLEFITKEGFLLPGIDVRILNGHTEGQVIPYIHYNGKTVVFVSDLLPCTAYIPLPWVMAYDIMPLLSVQEKEAFLKEALENEYILFFYHDIYHECCNLKMTDKGIREKETFSINEV